A genomic stretch from Halobaculum rubrum includes:
- a CDS encoding M48 family metalloprotease, with translation MPRLVVAERTGDWVRDPRRPTDPPLARALGRERTVETNEETVPWRVTERVTVGSKWFLAVLFGFICLIVGEFAPPATRSTGWAVAIQAVGVCVLIVCCRATLTIPGVVVRDPTDRLPGVGPVLWIAVLAGSVLLVDGPVGVTLAVVGVLGVGALIGSPTARNYLAAVAPRAHERVELVPVVHALVTGGTALSLWAFLSLVSRVNVPILPVVIAGVAGLGIGLLCLGGITTRGSARVATVLAAAAIVGLPLIAVIFGDPAVRVRPQLSTLNPVALLLAGGAVASTWAVVWNGIASAGPVIGKWFDREGRRVETLRSAVLATTSIVSSATLLLAIVSVGGCLFWLSVSGRLTPRWPLLGAGLLFATPLWVLLGGVTYQARRVVQSAVRFRRYPPAGDLLPPLPVEPRYSVYVVDDDGFFAAAYSDPWTDRIVLSRGAISELSPAELAAIIVHEESHIVHRGAWLQVVLALAPLGALLGRNVVYSLYDFMTREETADEMAVRRLTDSGIDGTEALLSALRSAEGMPSPQSRWLTFLPTATTVRTDETDRTGPVDRLYLLLFGNFAGQVHPASPTRRERIQALRDDERESTTE, from the coding sequence GTGCCGAGGCTCGTCGTCGCAGAGCGGACCGGTGACTGGGTTCGCGATCCCCGCAGACCCACAGATCCGCCGCTCGCGAGGGCGCTCGGACGAGAGCGAACGGTCGAGACGAACGAGGAGACGGTGCCGTGGAGAGTGACAGAACGCGTCACCGTCGGCTCCAAATGGTTCCTCGCCGTACTCTTCGGTTTCATATGTCTGATCGTCGGTGAGTTCGCACCCCCCGCGACTCGCTCCACCGGCTGGGCGGTCGCGATCCAAGCGGTCGGGGTGTGCGTTCTCATTGTCTGTTGTCGAGCGACACTCACTATCCCGGGCGTCGTGGTTCGTGACCCGACGGATCGGCTGCCGGGAGTCGGGCCGGTACTGTGGATCGCGGTCCTCGCGGGGTCCGTCCTCCTCGTCGACGGTCCTGTAGGCGTCACGCTTGCCGTAGTCGGCGTGCTCGGTGTCGGCGCTCTCATCGGGTCACCGACGGCACGGAATTACCTGGCAGCGGTCGCACCACGAGCACACGAACGTGTCGAACTCGTCCCCGTCGTCCACGCCCTCGTGACGGGTGGGACCGCGCTGTCTCTGTGGGCGTTTCTGTCGCTCGTGAGCCGCGTCAACGTTCCAATTTTGCCCGTAGTCATCGCCGGTGTAGCGGGACTCGGTATTGGACTCCTCTGTCTCGGCGGAATCACGACGCGAGGGTCCGCCCGTGTGGCGACCGTCCTGGCGGCGGCTGCGATCGTCGGCCTCCCGCTGATCGCGGTCATATTCGGTGACCCGGCTGTTCGTGTCCGGCCGCAACTATCGACGCTCAATCCGGTCGCACTACTCCTCGCCGGTGGGGCAGTCGCGTCGACGTGGGCCGTCGTGTGGAACGGCATCGCGAGCGCGGGCCCAGTGATCGGTAAGTGGTTCGACCGAGAGGGACGCCGTGTCGAGACGCTTCGGTCGGCCGTGTTGGCGACGACGAGCATCGTCTCATCCGCCACGCTTCTCCTCGCGATCGTGTCCGTGGGCGGCTGTCTGTTTTGGCTTAGCGTTTCCGGCCGACTGACTCCCCGATGGCCGCTGCTCGGGGCGGGACTGTTGTTCGCGACCCCTCTGTGGGTACTGCTCGGCGGTGTAACCTACCAAGCGCGCCGTGTGGTGCAGTCTGCGGTTCGGTTCCGTCGGTACCCACCGGCGGGAGATCTGCTTCCACCCCTGCCAGTCGAACCCCGGTACTCGGTGTACGTCGTCGATGACGACGGCTTCTTCGCCGCCGCCTACAGCGACCCGTGGACAGACCGGATCGTTCTCTCACGGGGGGCGATATCCGAACTCTCTCCGGCTGAGCTGGCCGCGATTATCGTCCACGAGGAGAGTCACATCGTGCACCGTGGGGCGTGGTTGCAGGTGGTGCTCGCGTTGGCACCCCTAGGTGCGCTCCTCGGTCGAAACGTCGTGTACAGCCTGTACGACTTTATGACCCGGGAGGAGACAGCCGACGAGATGGCGGTCCGACGGCTCACAGACAGCGGCATCGACGGAACCGAGGCCCTGTTGAGTGCGTTGCGCTCCGCGGAGGGGATGCCGTCACCGCAATCACGGTGGCTCACGTTCCTCCCGACTGCGACAACGGTGCGCACCGACGAAACCGACCGTACCGGACCGGTCGACAGACTGTACCTCCTCCTGTTCGGGAACTTCGCTGGACAGGTCCATCCCGCTTCACCCACCCGTCGTGAGCGGATTCAGGCGCTCCGTGACGACGAGCGCGAATCGACCACCGAGTGA
- a CDS encoding M48 family metalloprotease, whose amino-acid sequence MPEVVVADTRMVFDASEAVVRDRIQREIAVTDIDYDPTTATGTLTAWGVVASYSWSIEADGETTTATERLSVNTLGLAGLVSIFGTMAVLSAVLLGVGTGTLDLMPTRPGGINQPPETVVWPAYATTALMGLLSLGSSLGFLRVGRLPTPLQEVEEDVVEKHIKSLLVGIGYIVSAQAVLLFAVALPLVVEPDLITSEIYRVPLVVGLFIMAGGTAGVIGLVWVSDDWERLRRKMPRQLLDLSGDDLTQEYREITVEFDSTREGVVLERIDEAASTVGINIDPVIESPSERQLLGGGELTRYGFNGRYEWEIVREGLDDPQGGGGYVVTERLFVADDYRVGVMFTAVIAASLVWISTHSDSLIAVLYAPSIFVGLLLGLGTIFLPSLLYPRGIDITDPACMVRRESEPITRVAWVIASLFGVGIAWPSTLPTAGATLTIIGLVVFALITFRYDSLVEKLTPDTQPVYLAHPTLQYLLITFTLGAPAAALAFHGIETGSIPDLLLWGVPMYALLNVGMVARVLRSTRRTAAARFEGIGAESTIGPIRRWGGYLLAVGLSLATIGVTVLVAGDLYAATADRSQPVRLLLALPFVATASLPLGGVAYQVTSKLVTVWQLLGRSQPVDPTDYGVREGVIDAQVRVYDGPVGGGRAISLGGRGIVFFSTGDADALDPRELEALLAHEDAHASVYTDGVLSVLAPVLAGATLTGQNVLLGALNFRRRELRADDHAVDATSAEQLIDALEQVSGRRASAQATGDRQQPSDFTAAAFASFAPRELDLGVFGSVLGLFYGGFTMTRAHPDVKTRVKRLRRQ is encoded by the coding sequence ATGCCCGAGGTCGTGGTCGCCGACACTCGCATGGTGTTCGACGCCTCCGAGGCGGTCGTTCGCGATCGGATTCAGCGGGAGATCGCAGTGACGGACATCGACTACGATCCCACGACAGCGACTGGGACGTTGACCGCGTGGGGTGTCGTCGCCTCCTACTCGTGGAGTATCGAAGCGGATGGAGAGACGACGACTGCGACCGAACGGCTCTCCGTGAACACGCTCGGATTGGCCGGGTTAGTCAGTATCTTCGGTACCATGGCTGTTCTCTCCGCGGTGTTGCTCGGAGTCGGCACCGGAACGCTCGATCTGATGCCGACTCGACCGGGTGGGATCAACCAACCCCCGGAAACCGTGGTGTGGCCGGCGTACGCCACGACCGCTCTCATGGGGCTGCTCTCACTCGGGTCCTCGCTGGGGTTCCTTCGGGTTGGGCGGCTCCCGACGCCACTTCAGGAAGTGGAGGAAGACGTGGTTGAGAAGCACATCAAGAGTCTACTCGTTGGGATCGGCTACATCGTATCGGCGCAAGCTGTTCTGCTGTTCGCCGTCGCGCTTCCGCTCGTTGTGGAGCCGGACCTGATAACCTCCGAGATCTACCGGGTCCCGTTGGTCGTCGGGTTGTTCATCATGGCCGGGGGCACGGCGGGAGTCATCGGCTTGGTGTGGGTGAGTGACGACTGGGAACGCCTCCGCCGTAAGATGCCCCGCCAGTTGCTGGACTTGTCAGGCGATGATCTCACCCAGGAGTATCGTGAGATAACGGTCGAGTTCGACTCGACGAGAGAAGGCGTCGTTCTGGAACGGATCGACGAGGCGGCCTCAACTGTCGGGATCAACATCGACCCAGTCATCGAGTCGCCGAGCGAGCGGCAACTCCTCGGTGGCGGTGAGCTAACGCGATACGGGTTCAACGGTCGGTACGAATGGGAGATCGTACGAGAGGGGCTGGACGACCCCCAGGGGGGCGGTGGATACGTCGTCACCGAGCGACTGTTCGTCGCCGATGACTATCGTGTCGGCGTCATGTTCACAGCCGTGATCGCTGCGTCGCTGGTCTGGATCTCGACTCACTCGGACAGCCTAATTGCGGTACTGTACGCACCGTCGATCTTCGTCGGGCTACTGTTGGGTCTGGGGACGATCTTTCTCCCATCGCTCTTGTACCCTCGTGGGATCGACATCACCGACCCCGCATGTATGGTCAGGCGGGAATCAGAACCTATCACGCGCGTCGCCTGGGTGATTGCGTCGTTGTTCGGCGTGGGTATCGCGTGGCCTTCGACCCTTCCAACAGCTGGGGCGACGCTCACGATTATCGGTCTCGTGGTGTTCGCACTCATCACGTTTCGATACGACTCACTCGTGGAGAAGCTCACACCGGACACACAGCCGGTCTACCTAGCGCATCCGACGCTACAGTACCTGCTAATCACGTTCACGCTGGGTGCGCCGGCGGCGGCACTTGCGTTCCATGGGATCGAGACCGGATCGATCCCAGACCTTCTCCTGTGGGGTGTCCCCATGTACGCACTGCTCAATGTCGGTATGGTTGCACGGGTACTTCGGTCGACCCGTCGAACTGCAGCCGCCCGGTTCGAAGGGATCGGTGCGGAGTCGACGATCGGCCCAATCCGTCGATGGGGGGGATACCTCCTTGCGGTCGGCTTGTCCCTCGCCACGATCGGTGTCACGGTACTGGTCGCGGGTGACCTCTATGCGGCGACGGCGGATCGGAGTCAGCCGGTTCGACTGCTGTTGGCTCTCCCGTTCGTCGCGACCGCTTCTCTCCCGCTGGGGGGTGTCGCGTATCAGGTCACGTCTAAACTCGTGACAGTCTGGCAGCTTTTGGGACGGAGTCAGCCAGTCGACCCGACGGACTACGGGGTTCGTGAGGGAGTAATCGACGCGCAGGTCCGAGTCTACGATGGGCCTGTCGGCGGGGGGCGCGCGATCTCGCTCGGTGGACGCGGGATAGTCTTCTTCTCGACCGGCGATGCGGACGCGCTCGATCCACGGGAGTTGGAGGCACTGTTGGCGCACGAAGATGCCCACGCGTCCGTCTACACAGACGGGGTACTCAGTGTCCTTGCACCAGTCCTCGCTGGGGCTACCCTCACGGGACAGAACGTCCTCTTGGGCGCACTGAACTTCCGTCGCCGCGAACTTCGAGCCGACGATCACGCGGTCGATGCCACGTCGGCTGAGCAGCTGATCGACGCCCTCGAACAGGTTTCCGGGAGACGAGCCAGCGCACAGGCCACCGGTGATCGCCAACAGCCGTCGGACTTCACCGCTGCCGCGTTCGCCTCCTTCGCCCCGCGGGAGCTAGACCTCGGTGTGTTCGGGAGCGTGCTTGGCCTATTCTACGGCGGGTTCACTATGACGCGAGCCCATCCAGATGTCAAGACGAGGGTAAAGCGTCTCCGCCGGCAGTAA
- a CDS encoding metallophosphoesterase family protein, with amino-acid sequence MPTITVLNDIHLKPAYESVVDDFRLPRGTDGVVIAGDLLDKPERDHCEQARQLLARLDAHDVPTVYVPGNHDPLATARIVAEGFDSVELAHDRSVTGAAFDGQTVFDDVAVVGWGCTQFDAGCEIEYESASEFAIRDEHGHVDRYRESQASQQLLGAVDALIDGARDVSEVRDALGLPAVADEDLTRIREVGTRLRDHIITPERTLVATHVPPFGTDLDRHHSAENRPMDGLHEGSLAIAGAIRATSPAFAVSGHSHVRGYGTYDAPPPHLLNGGFRGITTVELEGDRVGFEFHTPDWLPGE; translated from the coding sequence ATGCCGACGATCACCGTCCTCAACGACATTCACCTCAAGCCAGCCTACGAGTCGGTCGTCGACGACTTCCGACTCCCACGTGGTACCGACGGCGTCGTGATCGCAGGCGACTTGTTGGACAAACCCGAACGGGACCACTGCGAGCAGGCCCGGCAGCTACTCGCCCGACTCGACGCCCACGACGTACCGACGGTGTACGTCCCCGGGAACCACGACCCGCTTGCCACCGCCCGGATCGTCGCCGAGGGGTTCGACTCCGTCGAACTCGCACACGACCGGTCGGTGACGGGAGCGGCGTTCGACGGGCAGACCGTATTCGACGACGTCGCTGTCGTCGGCTGGGGCTGTACGCAGTTCGACGCAGGCTGTGAGATCGAGTACGAGTCAGCATCGGAATTCGCGATCCGTGACGAGCACGGCCACGTCGACCGCTACCGAGAATCGCAGGCGAGCCAGCAGCTGCTGGGGGCTGTGGACGCGCTCATCGACGGCGCCCGCGACGTGTCCGAGGTGCGTGACGCCCTCGGCCTCCCGGCCGTGGCCGATGAGGACCTCACTCGCATCCGCGAGGTCGGAACTCGCCTCCGCGATCACATCATCACCCCGGAACGGACGCTCGTCGCAACACACGTCCCACCGTTCGGAACCGACCTCGACCGCCACCACTCAGCTGAGAACCGGCCGATGGACGGCTTGCACGAGGGGTCACTCGCCATCGCCGGCGCGATCCGTGCCACGTCCCCAGCCTTCGCCGTCTCGGGACACAGTCACGTCCGAGGCTACGGGACATACGACGCTCCGCCACCACATCTGTTGAACGGCGGGTTTCGAGGGATCACGACAGTCGAACTCGAGGGCGACAGGGTCGGGTTCGAGTTTCACACCCCGGATTGGCTCCCTGGCGAGTGA